In Oncorhynchus kisutch isolate 150728-3 linkage group LG7, Okis_V2, whole genome shotgun sequence, one DNA window encodes the following:
- the LOC109894098 gene encoding oocyte zinc finger protein XlCOF7.1-like isoform X2, with product MANVNSMVFHTQIASIMEVLANAAVAEICKVVDDDYAVFRLEITQSQKENRALRRKLQLLELKVSRERVLAISSSVKILDRYRGMTRGEGHLTGGHRSFGKPTGHNIWRDDQPITVDEGNGTSSQHVIVMESADAEAAGPGVKQEKTEGEEEPWHSRNIQTGAPPVATEDPTTATVLPMTRRSITEVSGTPNAVLKSETDTKTLTGLGCPAPHSEYFQYGNPRTVLSHQDSGDTLQTGNDPSCSYTTEMIPGDMPVGLDTQTNPMRGNWNQYSSSVYSGRCLDKKAEGLVVDEMTVKVEGDVPVTWNADETHFGEGHSHGSSSDFLDYRESLETNLNVSTHSPLHPVSMSMGPSDSQGCILLDQVLNSNNQTAKVWGEGATTGGKEKQFFCMFCNKGFSCPQKVEIHQRVHTGVKPFSCTQCHMRFAHAGNLKRHQRFHTGVKPFKCTQCHMRFTQAGDLKRHERVHTGEKPYSCPQCEKRFSRQDQLKMHLKVHTGEKPFACTHCGKRFSERTYLRMHQQKHHSTL from the exons ATGGCTAACGTGAACagtatggtttttcacactcaaatagcctccatcatggaggtgctagcgaatgcagccgtggcagagatctgtaaagtcgtagacgacgactatgcagtgtttcgtttggaaataactcaaagccagaaagaaaacagggcattgcggaggaaactacagctACTAGAATTGAAGGTGTCACGGGAGCGCGTCCTCGCCATTTccagtagtgtcaagatcctcgaccgatacagaggaatgACAAGAG GCgaaggacatctcactggaggACACAGGAGCTTTGGGAAGCCAACGGGACACAATATatggagagatgaccaaccaatcactgttgatgaggggaATGGAACCTCATCCCAGCACGTTATCGTGATGGAG TCTGCAGATGCAGAGGCTGCAGGTCCTGGGGTCAAGCAGGAGAagactgaaggagaggaggaaccaTGGCACAGCCGTAACATCCAGACTGGCGCTCCCCCTGTAGCCACGGAGGACCCCACCACTGCCACCGTGCTACCCATGACCCGACGCAGcatcacggaggtcagtggaacgccaaacgccgtcctcaagtcagagacagacaccaagACTTTAACGGGGCTGGGCTGTCCTGCTCCTCACTCAGAATATTTCCAGTATGGTAACCCGAGGACGGTTCTGTCCCATCAGGACTCAGGTGACACGTTACAGACTGGCAATGATCCGTCCTGTTCATACACAACAGAGATGATACCTGGTGACATGCCTGTGGGCTTAGATACACAGACTAATCCAATGAGAGGGAACTGGAaccagtacagtagtagtgtatactctgGACGGTGCCTAGATAAGAAAGCGGAGGGTCTGGTCGTAGATGAGATgactgtgaaagtggagggcgACGTTCCTGTGACATGGAATGCAGACGAGACTCACTTCGGAGAAGGACACTCGCATGGCAGCTCCAGTGACTTCTTAGACTACAGGGAAAGCTTAGAGACAAATTTAAATGTCTCGACCCACTCCCCTTTACACCCAGTGTCCATGTCGATGGGGCCTTCCGATTCACAAGGCTGCATCCTTTTAgatcaggtattgaactcaaacAACCAAACGGCCAAGGTGTGGGGAGAGGGAGCAACAACAGGCGGTAAAGAGAAGCAGTTCTTttgcatgttctgtaacaaaggcttcagctgccCACAGAAGGTcgagatccaccagagggtccacacaggggtgaaacccttcagctgtacccagtgtcataTGCGCTTTGCCCATGCTGgcaacctgaagaggcaccagcgGTTCCACACAGGGGTAAAACCCTTCAAatgtacccagtgtcacatgcgcttcacccaggctggtgacctgaagaggcacgagagggtccacacaggggagaaaccatacagctgcccccagtgtgagaagaggttctcccgtCAGGACCAGCTGAAGATGCACTtgaaggtccacacgggagagaagccATTTGCCTGTACACACTgtgggaagaggttctcagagaggacCTACCTCAGGATGCACCAGCAAAAACACCATTCAACTCTATAA